The following is a genomic window from Clostridium fungisolvens.
ATCTATCAGCATCACCATCAAATGCAAAACCTACGTCACAACCTTTTTTTATTACATAATCCATAAGTTCTTCTGGATGAGTCGAACCACAGTTTTCATTTATATTGGTTCCATCTGGGTTGTCATTTATAACAAATACATCTGCTCCAAGATCTCTAAAAGCTTGAACAGCTGCAGAATAGCATGCACCATTAGCGCAATCTAAAGCAACTCTAAGTCCTTCTAGGTCGAAAGCTATTGTTTGCTTTGCAAATTCTATATAGTCTTCTAAAGCTCCAACTTCTCTTCTTTTTCTTCCAACATTCTCCCCTGTAGGACTTGGAACACCTTCAAAGTTACTTTCTATAACTCTTTGTATTTCATCCTCTAATTCATCTTGAAGTTTATATCCTTTATTATCAAAGAACTTAATTCCGTTGTATTCTACTGGATTATGGGATGCTGATATCATTATTCCAGCATCAGCGCCGTATTCTCTTGTTAAATAAGCTATTGCTGGAGTAGGTACAACACCTAGCGCTACAGCCTCAGCTCCCACTGACAATATTCCTGCAACTAAAGCTGATTCAAGCATATCACAAGATATTCTTGTATCTTTTCCAACTAATATCTTAGGCTTATGGGTTCCTTCTGTTAATACATATGCACCAGCTCTTCCTAAGTTATAAGCTGTAAGTGCAGTAAGCTCAGTATTAGCTATACCCCTAACTCCATCAGTTCCAAACATTCTTCCCATATAATATATACCTCACTTTTGCATTTTTACTTTTTTTGTAGAGATGACTCCATCATACTTATACGAATACTTATATTGAGGTAGTTCATCTTTATATATGACTTATTTTATCAAATTAAAGCTTTACTTAAACACATAAACGTTTAATTTGACAAACAGACTATAAATAGCCCCTAGTGTATATTATATGAATGTTGCTGCAATTAATCAACAACGAAGAAATTACAATACGTTTAATTTTCCAACAAAATTTGATATAAACCTTCTATTTATCCTTTTAATATCCAGATAGTCCTCTTTCTCTACATTTCCCCTCAACCTTCATGAAGATAAAATATCCGAGCCAAAGCAATGCAACCATGAATCCGCATAGTATTAAGAACTGCAATCTTAAATCCATTAGAGGTTTTTGTCCAACGAGTATAGACCTAACACTATCATTAAGAAATGTTAATGGTATTGCAAAGGCTATAGGAAGCAGATATTTAGGAAATATCTGAATTGGAAAATAAGCTCCTGAAAAGCCATATAACAAAGAGTTTGATATATCTACTACAGTATTAGCATTTTTTATTATTAGAACTAAGCTGGCCATTATAAGCCCTAAGCCAATCAGTGATATAATTCCAGGAATCATAAACATAATAGCTTTTATTAAATTACCACTAATATTAAATCCAAATAAGAAATGACACACTACACCAGTTACAACTATTTCAACCGTGCATCTTACAAATTCAAATATAGAACTAGAAACTACTAATATTGCTCTATTTACAGGGGCGGTCCAGTTAGCTTCCAAAACTCCATCCATCATCTCATCCTTCATTGAAAAACCTACACTCCACATTGCCGCTCCGCTATAAGATGAAAGCATAAATCCTAATATAAGAAATCCCATATAGTTAGAACTTCCAGTATAAGCCTGAAATCCACTTAGACTGTCTCCTTTTGAAAACACCTTAGCCATAAAATAAAACGGGCTTAACCATATTATTGGATCTACTACAAAGAAAAATATATTCAGAGGGTACCTAAAATATATTTTAGCTTTCATTATAAAGCGTGCTCTTATAACTCTCATAACTTTTTTTAACTCCAAAATAGCACCTCCCTAAAACCTTTCTAAAGATCCTTCCATTTTTACTTTTCTCTCTACTAAAACAAAAACTAATCTTCCTATTATAAGATATATTAAACTCACTATTAGACATGTTATTATCTGACTCAGCACTGAATTTATTCCTTCACCTTCAACCATTACTCTTCTAGCAGCTTCAATTCCATAAGTAAAAGGAAAAACTTTAGATAAAGCTTGCATCCATTCAGGCATAACACTAATAGGAAAGGAGATTCCACATAGTATCATAACTAAACCTCTTACTAGTTGTACTGCTATATTAGAATCCTTAAGCCAAAGCACAAGACTTGCAAATATCATTCCAAAACCAATTACCCCTGGAATCATAACCAAAAATATAGCCAGCCACTCTAATAAATTTCCTGAAAAACTCATTCTATAAATAAAGCTATACTCAACCATACTTACAAATATATAGGTAAATCCTATAAATATATTGACTAAAGCTCCACCAATTAAAATATCAATCTTTCTTATTGGGCAAAGCCATAAAGACTCTAGAGTTCCTCTTCTCTGTTCTTGTCTTAAAAAAGTTCCGAAAGTCCACATCATAGTATTAACCCACATGTATACCATAACCCCTACCGCTATAAAAGCAGTATAATTAGTAGTTCCTGCTATCTCTTTAAAGGTATTAAGTCCTCCTTTGTCTGGTCCTGCAAGACCAACTGCACTTAATATATATATTATTGGGAACATAAGGGGCCATATTATAAGCCCAGGTATCCAATCTTTATACCTTGTGACTTCTGTAAACTCCTTCCTTCCTACAGCAAGAATAGTTCGTATTCTATTCATAACCTCACTCCTAATCCCTAAGCTTCTTTCCTGTAAGATGTATAAATACATCTTCTAAGGATGGTATAACAACATTCATACTTTTTATTGATATTTTATTTATTCCAAGAAAATCTATTATTTCTTGAACTATGTTTTCTTTTTCATCATGATGTATTAATAGTTCATAACTACTTCTTTCTTCCATGTAACTTATAGTTACATTTTTTATATTTTCTATGTTTCTAAGCTTAGCAGTTATTTCATCGGAAATACTATTTACTTCTATCTTTATACTTCTCACATCACTTATAGTCTTTTTAAGATTGTCTGGTGTATCTAAAGTTATTATCTTTCCTCCATCAACTATAGCAATCCTATCACATAGGAAATCAGCTTCTTCCATATAGTGTGTTGTCAACAGTATAGTCTTACCTTCATTTTTAAGGGATGTTATTATCTCTCTTAGATTTAATGCTGATTGTGGATCTAATCCTAAAGTTGGTTCATCCAGCAAAACCACGGGAGCATCTGGAATTAAAGCTTTACCAAGCGCGACCTTTTGTTTCATACCAGTTGAAAATTTTTCTACTGTTTCATCTGCTTTTTCTACTATATCTAACCTTTTTAATATCTTTTCTGTTCTAAGTTTAGCTTCTTTTCTAGAAAATCCATATAAGGATGCAAAATATTCTAAGTTTTCTCTTGCTGTAAGCTTCCAGTAAATACTCCTATCTCCTGCTAGTACTGTCCCTATCTGACCTAATGCTTTAGAAGACTCCTTTTCTACATCTAAACCATTTACTAGAACTCTTCCAGACGTAGGCCTTAAAAGCCCTGTAATCATTTTTATAGTTGTGGTTTTTCCTGCTCCATTGGGACCTAAAAGTCCAAATATCTCTCCCTTATATATATCAAAAGATATTCCTTCAACAGCTATAAATTCTTTCTTCTCAATAACCTTCAAAAATTTCTTTTTTACCGAGATAAAAACCTTCCTTACATTCTCAACTTGAACCACTTTTTGCATTTATTTACACTACTCCTTCTAAAAAAATTGATACCAATTGGTATCAATTTATATTGCTAAATTGTTATCTTATGGATGTACCACTTCGCAATAAAACCTATTATTTTTAAATTCTCTCACCAGAAGCCGTGAGAGTTTTAAAAATAGATTTTGGTTTGAAGTGGTACATCTTTATAGAGTTCCTAGCTCAACTATTAATTTATACATGCCTGAAAATCCCCAGAACCCGAGATTTTCAAACAAGTATAAATTAAGTTTCGAAAGAGGAACTCTTTAATTACATTATCTCTTCTATAGCTTGTTTTTCTGGGTCATAGTTAATAACCTTCTTTACAGACTTCATGAATGCGAAACATATAATAAATAGAAGAGTCGCCCCAAAGCTTCCACATATAACTTGCTTTGCCCCCAATATCCCTCCAAGAACTCCACCTATTACCATACCAATTGGTGAAAGCGCTTGAGTAAAGGTACCAATCAAAGCAAACACCTTTCCTCTCATATCTTGTGGAACGATAAGTTGTGCTGTTGTATTTAATAAAGTGTTAAGTATCGCATTCAAGGCTCCTGCTATAAATAACAATATACAAATAGCATATATATTTTCAGTGATAGGCGCTATCATAATCATAGCCATGCTTATAATCCCACTACTTACAAAAACAAAAAACTTATTTTTAGCTGCTATCTTTATTATTGATAAAGTCAACATCCCAGAGATCATCCCTAGAGTAAATATCCCCATTGCAAGACCATATTTCTTTGCATCTAACCCTGGAGTGGAATTAAAATAAGGCATAAGCAAAACAAAACCTACTTGTGCGAAAAAGTTGATAACACATGCTAATATAATAATATTTCTTAAACCTTTGAATTTTATTGAAAATTTAAGCCCATCGACAAAATCTTCTTTAAAGTTAGATTTTTCTTTTTTATGAATAACCTTAGGAACCTTTAAGAATAATTCAAGAAAACCAGAGAAAAGATATGAAAACCCGTTTAATAAGAACATTATAGGAGCTCCTAGAATTGAAAAAATTGCACCACCAGCCATTGTTCCCATTAAATTAGCTCCTGTATTTGACATTTGATAACTAGAATTTGCTTGTAGAAGCCTTTCTTTAGGTACTAAATCAGGTAATACTGAACTTATACTCGGACCAAAGAACGCTGAGCATAGCCCGAGTACTATCCCTGCAGCCATCACCATCCATACAGACCCTACACCTTTATATATTGCAAAACCAACTGATACTATTGCTACCCCACGTATTAAATCAGCCAGTATAATAATCAATTTCCTATTGGCTCTATCTACCCAAACACCTGCAAAAGGTGATATTGCAATTCTCGGAATCATTGTAATTGCCATAATGGTTCCCATAAGGGCTGAAGATCCTGTAACTGCCAAAACCCAAAATCCCAATGCAATTTCATAAATTGCATCTCCAAAACAAGATACAAGCTGCCCTTGCCAAAGTAAAAAGAAGTTTTTATTCCAAAGTTTTTCTGTGCTTTTCGAAGCACCCTCATCTGTAGTATTGGAATATTGAATTTCTTTTATCTCTTCACTCATAACTTTTTCTCCCATTTAATAATTACTAAAACAGTATCACTTTTTCTATGCTCCATAATCTTTAATGCTCTTAGAGCATCTTCCTGCATAAATAATCCTCCCTTTTTATTATTGTGTAATATTAACCGTATTATATTTTAATCTGATTCTTAACAATTGCTCCATCTAAAATTGTTATATCCCCACTGTACTCTACTGTATCTATCTCACATCTTTCACCAATAGTTATATTTTTACCTCTCACAATACTAGCTTTTGTTGCTTCGAGGTATATGTTATCTCCTTCAATAGAATCACAAATCAATCTACTTTTACTAAAAGAAGCGAATCTTATGAAATTCATAAAAAGCGAATCCTTCGCCCTAAGCCTAACTTCAATTTCTTTCCCTCCAATTTCCTTAGTTCTGCATTCCCCACCAGGATTTATTTCTATCTTTTCTGCATTAAGCATCTCTCCAATGTTAAATGCGCCATGGCAGGTAAATTGTTCTGCTTCACAATTACCACCTACTTTTACTCCACCGAATATCTTTATTCCATCACCTTTTAAATTCCCACCAACTTTAGAATCACCTGATATCTTTAGCTGTCCAACTGATACGTCTCCACCTATTTTTGAATCTCCACTAATCTTCATCTCATCGCTAGTTATATTACCATTAATAGACGAGGCCCCTGATATCGAAAATACTGAACTTTTTACATTTCCTCTTATTGAGGTGTCTCCACTAATTTTAAATTCTTGGCATAGCACATCACCTTCAACACTAGACGAGCCTGAACATTTAAAATCAACACAGTCTAAATTCCCACGAATTTCACCATCTCCACTAATCTTAACAGAATTAAACTTCCCACCACCAAACTTACCTGATCCTGATATTCTCAAATCTGACCTATCGTTATAATAATTCTTTTCCATTATTAATTTCCTCCTTTCCTACAATTGAATCTGCTCTATAACTTTGCTGCTTGGATCAATAGATATACTGTTCTTATATTCAACTCTTTGAATAGTACATTTTTCACCTATAACTACATCAGTACCTCTTACAATTCTCGCTGTGGTCGACTCTAGATAAATCTCGTCTCCTTCAATAACGTTACAATCAAGTTCATCAAGAGCATAATTGAATATTGCTTTAGTTATTTTAGACAGAATTCCTACACTCCAAAGTCCGCGCTTTACCTTTATAGTTCTTCCGCCAATTTCAGAAACTTCACACTTACCACCAATTTCAACTAATATATTTTCACTGTTAAGAAGACCACCAATCTTAAACGCTCCAGAACACTTAAAGTCTTCTGCTTCGCAATCTCCAACTATACTTGTAGCTCCTTGTATATCAATAGTTTCACCAGTAAGATTTCCACATATCTTTAAGCTTCCTTGTATGTTGCTTCTCTTACTATTTAAATTCCCACCTATCTTACCAGCTCCACTTATGTTACATGTTTCAGCCTCTACATTTCCTGTACATTTAGTAGCACCACTAACGTTATAGGTTACAGTCTTTACATTACCTTCAAATTTTGCTGCACCAGCTGCCTCAAATTCAACACAATCTATATCTCCATTAATCTTAGCCGCACCACTAACCTCTACTCTATTAAATTTTCCACCACCAGACTTACCAGCTCCTGAAATTTCTAGATCTCCTCTATCTTCATAATATATATCATTCATAATACCCTTAACCTCCTATACTAAATTAGTAATTACTTTTTCTGAAAAACTACTTAAGTTAACTCTTTCTAAGATCTTACCATCACCTAATATAATATTTGCTGAATCGGCTAATATTCCTATTCCTACTCCCATCTTTCGAACAAATACAAGTTCATAGTCTTTATCTTTTATATTACTATAATTCTCTATTAATCCTTTTATTGTAAAATTAATTTCATCTAAATTCAAGTTACCTTGTTCCAACAGGTATTTATATAATGCTAAGAAGACTATGTCATCTCCGCTCAACTCATCTTTCAGGCTGAAGCTATTTTTGTACATATCTAGAACATGCTGCGTAACAATATTTCCTTTTAATATATCTTCTATATAAAATTTAGAGGATATAGAGCTTCCTTGAAATCTTTCTGCTAGATCATCCAAAGAAACATCATCTTTCATCTCAACTATTCTATTTATCCTATCTAATATTTTATCCTTAGGAAAATAGGTTTCTTGCCCTGTAAAAGAGGACTTCTTTATAAACCACTCCTCAGGTATTAAGTTCTTTCTTTTCCATCTATATAGCTGACCATAAGATATGCCAGTAAGTTCTAATAATTCTTTTTTTGATATCAAATTTTCTTCCATTTTCATTCCTCCTTGAATTCAGTATAACAAAACATTGTTACGTTAGCAATACTTATTTTTAAAAAATGTAAAAACCGCCATCAAAATAAAGATGGCGGCCTTTAACAAACCTATCGAATTTCCTTGCTTATATCCATGTTTAATAACTCTAAAGCAAATTATCAAAAGCTGAAAACAAATATAGGCATATGTAATTGTAAGCAAAACATTGTTTTATTACTTGTCTTTCTTATTTAATCTTTCTAAGACCGTATTATATCCGTCACTACCATAATTCAAACATCTATTAACTCTACTTATAGTAGCAGTACTCGCTCCAGTATCATTGGCTATTTCAGTATATGTTTTCTTTTCTTTAAGCATAGCTGCTACTTGTAATCTCTGCACTAAAGCTTTTATTTCATTTATTGTAGCTACATCTTCAAAAAATCTATAGCACTCTTCTATATTTTCTAAACTTAATATAGCTTCGAAAAAATAGTCCATGTCCTCACTTTTTAGCTTTGATTCATAATTGCTCATGTAATCACCTCACATCAGTATTTTAACACCTTATACTGAACTTTACCATATGTTTTAGTAATTGGTTATATTTTTATTTATTTATCAC
Proteins encoded in this region:
- the glmM gene encoding phosphoglucosamine mutase, which codes for MGRMFGTDGVRGIANTELTALTAYNLGRAGAYVLTEGTHKPKILVGKDTRISCDMLESALVAGILSVGAEAVALGVVPTPAIAYLTREYGADAGIMISASHNPVEYNGIKFFDNKGYKLQDELEDEIQRVIESNFEGVPSPTGENVGRKRREVGALEDYIEFAKQTIAFDLEGLRVALDCANGACYSAAVQAFRDLGADVFVINDNPDGTNINENCGSTHPEELMDYVIKKGCDVGFAFDGDADRCLAVDEKGKLVNGDFAMTLCAKHLKELGRLKDDTLVVTVMSNLGLKIACEREGIKTIDTKVGDRYVLEEMVKNGYVLGGEQSGHIIFLDFNTTGDGLVTALQMASIVKKSGKTLSELASIMHELPQVLANAKIPNEKKNIHEEDEEIKNEIKKIEEALHGVGRVLIRPSGTEPLVRVMLEGENQEEIDKMAHDLAKLIEQKANN
- a CDS encoding ABC transporter permease, whose amino-acid sequence is MELKKVMRVIRARFIMKAKIYFRYPLNIFFFVVDPIIWLSPFYFMAKVFSKGDSLSGFQAYTGSSNYMGFLILGFMLSSYSGAAMWSVGFSMKDEMMDGVLEANWTAPVNRAILVVSSSIFEFVRCTVEIVVTGVVCHFLFGFNISGNLIKAIMFMIPGIISLIGLGLIMASLVLIIKNANTVVDISNSLLYGFSGAYFPIQIFPKYLLPIAFAIPLTFLNDSVRSILVGQKPLMDLRLQFLILCGFMVALLWLGYFIFMKVEGKCRERGLSGY
- a CDS encoding ABC transporter permease, which produces MNRIRTILAVGRKEFTEVTRYKDWIPGLIIWPLMFPIIYILSAVGLAGPDKGGLNTFKEIAGTTNYTAFIAVGVMVYMWVNTMMWTFGTFLRQEQRRGTLESLWLCPIRKIDILIGGALVNIFIGFTYIFVSMVEYSFIYRMSFSGNLLEWLAIFLVMIPGVIGFGMIFASLVLWLKDSNIAVQLVRGLVMILCGISFPISVMPEWMQALSKVFPFTYGIEAARRVMVEGEGINSVLSQIITCLIVSLIYLIIGRLVFVLVERKVKMEGSLERF
- a CDS encoding ABC transporter ATP-binding protein, which translates into the protein MQKVVQVENVRKVFISVKKKFLKVIEKKEFIAVEGISFDIYKGEIFGLLGPNGAGKTTTIKMITGLLRPTSGRVLVNGLDVEKESSKALGQIGTVLAGDRSIYWKLTARENLEYFASLYGFSRKEAKLRTEKILKRLDIVEKADETVEKFSTGMKQKVALGKALIPDAPVVLLDEPTLGLDPQSALNLREIITSLKNEGKTILLTTHYMEEADFLCDRIAIVDGGKIITLDTPDNLKKTISDVRSIKIEVNSISDEITAKLRNIENIKNVTISYMEERSSYELLIHHDEKENIVQEIIDFLGINKISIKSMNVVIPSLEDVFIHLTGKKLRD
- a CDS encoding MFS transporter, which codes for MSEEIKEIQYSNTTDEGASKSTEKLWNKNFFLLWQGQLVSCFGDAIYEIALGFWVLAVTGSSALMGTIMAITMIPRIAISPFAGVWVDRANRKLIIILADLIRGVAIVSVGFAIYKGVGSVWMVMAAGIVLGLCSAFFGPSISSVLPDLVPKERLLQANSSYQMSNTGANLMGTMAGGAIFSILGAPIMFLLNGFSYLFSGFLELFLKVPKVIHKKEKSNFKEDFVDGLKFSIKFKGLRNIIILACVINFFAQVGFVLLMPYFNSTPGLDAKKYGLAMGIFTLGMISGMLTLSIIKIAAKNKFFVFVSSGIISMAMIMIAPITENIYAICILLFIAGALNAILNTLLNTTAQLIVPQDMRGKVFALIGTFTQALSPIGMVIGGVLGGILGAKQVICGSFGATLLFIICFAFMKSVKKVINYDPEKQAIEEIM
- a CDS encoding polymer-forming cytoskeletal protein, translated to MEKNYYNDRSDLRISGSGKFGGGKFNSVKISGDGEIRGNLDCVDFKCSGSSSVEGDVLCQEFKISGDTSIRGNVKSSVFSISGASSINGNITSDEMKISGDSKIGGDVSVGQLKISGDSKVGGNLKGDGIKIFGGVKVGGNCEAEQFTCHGAFNIGEMLNAEKIEINPGGECRTKEIGGKEIEVRLRAKDSLFMNFIRFASFSKSRLICDSIEGDNIYLEATKASIVRGKNITIGERCEIDTVEYSGDITILDGAIVKNQIKI
- a CDS encoding cell shape determination protein CcmA; its protein translation is MNDIYYEDRGDLEISGAGKSGGGKFNRVEVSGAAKINGDIDCVEFEAAGAAKFEGNVKTVTYNVSGATKCTGNVEAETCNISGAGKIGGNLNSKRSNIQGSLKICGNLTGETIDIQGATSIVGDCEAEDFKCSGAFKIGGLLNSENILVEIGGKCEVSEIGGRTIKVKRGLWSVGILSKITKAIFNYALDELDCNVIEGDEIYLESTTARIVRGTDVVIGEKCTIQRVEYKNSISIDPSSKVIEQIQL
- a CDS encoding DUF4004 family protein, with translation MEENLISKKELLELTGISYGQLYRWKRKNLIPEEWFIKKSSFTGQETYFPKDKILDRINRIVEMKDDVSLDDLAERFQGSSISSKFYIEDILKGNIVTQHVLDMYKNSFSLKDELSGDDIVFLALYKYLLEQGNLNLDEINFTIKGLIENYSNIKDKDYELVFVRKMGVGIGILADSANIILGDGKILERVNLSSFSEKVITNLV
- a CDS encoding YerC/YecD family TrpR-related protein — translated: MSNYESKLKSEDMDYFFEAILSLENIEECYRFFEDVATINEIKALVQRLQVAAMLKEKKTYTEIANDTGASTATISRVNRCLNYGSDGYNTVLERLNKKDK